From a region of the Gossypium raimondii isolate GPD5lz chromosome 10, ASM2569854v1, whole genome shotgun sequence genome:
- the LOC105775496 gene encoding receptor-like protein EIX2 isoform X1, giving the protein MTSAIDLDLSDNELEGPIPITMGNLCNLKSIVFSELNLNQDVSTILAVLSGCVSNQLDKLDLSGCHLSGQLTNQLRNFKSLKELHLSGNSVSGPIPISIGELSSLRVLELDQNQLKGQLPSSIGKLTNLEILDISTNLLEGVVSETHIGNLPKLKVFQASKNSFVLRVSPDWIPPFELELLGLRSWNVGSMFPLWLHSQKHLRHLDISGSRISDSLPGWLLNLSSPFQYLNLSHNQIHGQIPGIPWAMSVDLVIDLSFNLLSGPLAPISPNVFFPDMSNNNLSGSLSPLLCYKLKETMGTEILNLGGNVLSGGIPDCWLNWQNLLVIKLSNNRLNGSIPSSMGTLQSIVSLHLQKNHLSGEIPLSLNNCTDLILLDAGENELHGSIPRWIGDSLRKLVVLSLRSNKFSGYIPDELCAIGSLQVLDLADNNLIEVYQDVHFCGDEAPYIHFTVLVMWKLINPVRGSLNEDCQTAIRKQRRYLKCFFTKHI; this is encoded by the exons ATGACTTCTGCCATTGACCTTGACCTCTCAGATAATGAACTTGAAGGACCGATTCCAATAACAATGGGAAATCTTTGTAACCTAAAGTCAATCGTTTTCTCAGAGCTTAACTTGAATCAAGATGTATCAACCATTTTAGCAGTTTTGTCTGGATGTGTCTCTAATCAATTAGATAAATTGGACTTAAGTGGATGTCATCTGTCTGGTCAGTTAACCAATCAACTTAGGAACTTCAAAAGTTTGAAGGAACTACATTTGTCTGGAAACTCTGTCTCTGGTCCCATTCCAATCTCCATTGGAGAGCTTTCTTCCTTGAGAGTCTTAGAACTTGATCAGAATCAATTGAAAGGGCAGCTTCCCAGCTCCATTGGAAAACTTACAAATTTGGAAATCCTTGATATTTCTACTAATTTGTTGGAGGGTGTTGTTTCGGAAACTCACATCGGCAATCTTCCGAAATTGAAAGTTTTTCAGGCTTCTAAGAACTCTTTTGTTTTAAGAGTCAGTCCTGATTGGATTCCTCCTTTCGAACTTGAACTCCTAGGATTGAGGTCTTGGAATGTAGGTTCAATGTTTCCTTTGTGGCTTCATTCACAAAAACATCTAAGGCATCTAGATATCTCTGGCTCAAGGATTTCTGATAGCCTTCCTGGTTGGTTATTGAATTTGTCCTCCCCATTCCAATATTTGAATCTCTCACACAACCAAATCCATGGGCAGATTCCTGGTATACCTTGGGCTATGTCGGTTGATTTAGTGATTGACCTTAGTTTTAATCTTTTGAGTGGCCCTTTAGCTCCAATTTCTCCCAATGTGTTTTTTCCAGAcatgtcaaataataatttgtCAGGATCTCTTTCACCTCTTTTATGTTATAAGTTGAAGGAGACCATGGGAACAGAAATTCTTAATCTTGGTGGAAATGTTCTATCTGGGGGGATTCCAGATTGTTGGCTGAATTGGCAGAATTTACTGGTCATAAAATTAAGTAACAACAGACTTAATGGAAGCATTCCAAGCTCAATGGGAACTCTGCAGTCCATTGTATCATTGCATCTTCAGAAAAACCACCTGTCTGGAGAAATTCCGTTGTCATTGAACAACTGCACAGATTTAATCCTACTTGATGCTGGTGAGAATGAATTGCATGGGAGCATCCCTCGATGGATAGGCGATAGCCTTCGAAAGCTGGTAGTCTTGAGCCTTCGTTCGAACAAGTTTTCTGGGTACATACCGGATGAGCTCTGTGCTATTGGTTCTCTCCAAGTCTTGGACCTTGCTGATAACAATCTCATCGAAGTATACCAAGATGT GCACTTTTGTGGCGATGAAGCTCCGTATATACATTTTACAGTTTTAGTAATGTGGAAACTCATTAACCCT gtgagGGGAAGTCTCAACGAGGATTGCCAAACAGCGATCAGAAAACAGAGAAGATATCTGAagtgtttttttacaaaacatatttaa
- the LOC105776754 gene encoding uncharacterized protein LOC105776754 isoform X1: MLQRSSSTPVFGSLIFPFTDSPNKDLDATYRLLQGNHGGKLDSHCQESLNLTSFSHNSSSESHSASGLFEFNPESGGFRLKGFRRAKSEGSIERLDYRSCDIAQFLDPRTPKRSFHRHHITMLHSAPSFSIFNEGVEDGKLGEESLERTVTIGENIDAVGNPDFSFRKKCMELIQEEEGDEEKKRLNRIRVSHNDEEEVELEPPSPPMYLATGLGIDCAGFGAMADGVDLSYMDLDEVDDQEEFHKRLVDEYPCHPLFLRNYAKFLQQSKGDLQGAEDYYHRATLADPEDCEILLQYAKILWDLHHDKDRALSYFERAVQASPQDSNVLGAYASFLWEIGDDAEEYGEQEYQGVKEEENMKVAKNSLHEEETKLARLSIHLPNPAGLGVHTDIQDIDIEDYHTRMVQENPGNPSVLSNYARFLHQSKGDVEGAKEYYLQAIQGDPRNGEPMSQYAKLIWDSHRDHDKASHYFELAVEANPENSNILAAYASFLWETEDEDNNTRQDQTQVSLQNRALSATNS; the protein is encoded by the exons ATGCTTCAAAGAAGCTCATCCACCCCAGTTTTTGGATCCCTTATCTTCCCTTTTACCGATAGTCCAAATAAAGATCTTGATGCTACTTACAGGTTACTTCAGGGCAACCATGGTGGAAAACTCGACTCCCATTGTCAAGAAAGCCTCAACTTGACATCTTTTTCACATAATTCATCTTCTGAGTCTCATTCAGCTTCAGGGTTGTTTGAATTCAATCCAGAATCGGGTGGTTTTCGCCTTAAAGGCTTTCGAAGAGCCAAGTCTGAAGGTAGCATAGAAAGATTAGATTATAGATCTTGTGATATAGCTCAGTTTCTAGATCCCAGAACACCAAAGAGATCTTTTCATAGGCATCATATAACAATGTTGCATAGTGCACCATCTTTTTCGATATTCAATgaaggggttgaagatggaaaACTAGGGGAGGAGTCATTGGAGAGAACAGTTACAATTGGTGAGAACATTGATGCTGTAGGGAATCCAGATTTCAGCTTCCGGAAGAAGTGTATGGAGTTAATTCAGGAAGAAGAAGGagatgaggaaaaaaaaagattgaaccGAATTCGAGTTTCTCataatgatgaagaagaagttGAACTTGAGCCACCTAGTCCTCCCATGTATCTTGCTACTGGTCTTGGAATTGATTGTGCTGGCTTTGGTGCCATGGCTGATGGTGTTGATTTAAGTTACATGGATCTTGATGAGGTTGATGATCAAGAAGAGTTTCATAAGAGGCTGGTTGACGAGTACCCTTGTCATCCTCTGTTCCTAAGGAATTATGCTAAATTTTTACAG CAGTCTAAGGGAGATCTTCAAGGAGCAGAGGACTATTACCATCGTGCAACATTAGCAGATCCTGAAGACTGTGAGATTCTCTTGCAGTATGCCAAAATATTATGGGATCTTCACCATGACAAAGATAGAGCCCTTAGTTACTTTGAGCGTGCCGTTCAAGCTTCTCCTCAAGATAG CAATGTCCTTGGAGCATATGCTAGTTTCCTCTGGGAAATAGGGGATGATGCAGAAGAATATGGAGAACAAGAATACCAGGGG GTTAAAGAGGAGGAAAATATGAAGGTAGCCAAGAACTCACTACACGAAGAAGAAACTAAGCTAGCTAGGCTATCCATCCACCTTCCAAATCCAGCAGGTTTGGGGGTTCATACCGATATCCAGGACATTGATATTGAGGATTATCATACGAGGATGGTTCAGGAAAATCCTGGCAACCCTTCGGTTTTAAGCAATTATGCTCGTTTCTTACATCAG TCTAAAGGAGATGTTGAAGGAGCCAAGGAATACTATTTGCAAGCCATACAAGGTGACCCTAGGAATGGTGAACCCATGTCACAGTATGCTAAATTGATCTGGGATTCTCACCGTGACCATGATAAAGCTTCACATTACTTTGAGCTAGCAGTTGAAGCTAATCCTGAAAATAG CAATATTCTTGCAGCATATGCTAGCTTCCTTTGGGAAACAGAAGATGAAGACAATAACACAAGGCAAGATCAAACTCAGGTTTCTCTTCAGAACAGAGCTTTGTCCGCAACAAACTCATAA
- the LOC105775498 gene encoding uncharacterized protein LOC105775498 has protein sequence MCPQRAPVTIGPQYRAGASVPMHFQVGSGSNPGNNPTNPVVPNLDDMAEIEKVRMDLPKQLEDRCRWLEEKFRAMENTDYQCGVDAKDLSLVPNLVLPPKFKMPEFEKYNGTSCPEAHITMFCRRMTGYYNNDQLLIHCFQDSLIGSAAKWYNQLSCTKVSSWRDLAQAFMKQYSYVTDITPDRITLQDMEKKQNESFRQYAQRWREVATQVQPPLLEKEVTELFINTLKAPFIDHMLGSATKSFSDMVMSGEMIENAIRSDKIDAGENFKRPAPRKKEGEVNNVSTYSKSHSKSITIGPSKTITTGHQAPSRQKSNTRPNTERLQFTPIPITYK, from the coding sequence ATGTGCCCCCAAAGAGCACCTGTCACTATTGGACCTCAATATCGGGCTGGCGCCTCGGTACCAATGCACTTTCAAGTAGGCTCGGGTTCTAATCCCGGGAACAACCCTACCAACCCTGTGGTCCCTAATCTCGATGACATGGCAGAAATCGAAAAAGTAAGAATGGACCTGCCAAAACAACTTGAGGACCGGTGTAGATGGCTAGAGGAGAAATTTAGAGCTATGGAGAACACCGACTACCAATGTGGAGTTGACGCCAAAGATTTGAGTTTGGTTCCTAATTTAGTGCTCCCGCCTAAATTCAAGATGCCGGAGTTTGAAAAGTACAACgggactagttgtcctgaagctcaTATAACTATGTTCTGTCGAAGAATGACAGGATACTACAACAATGATCAACTGTTAATCCATTGCTTCCAGGACAGTTTGATCGGGTCTGCAGCCAAGTGGTACAACCAGCTGAGTTGTACTAAGGTTAGTTCATGGAGAGACTTGGCGCAAGCTTTTATGAAGCAATATAGTTATGTGACGGACATAACACCTGATCGAATTACGTTACAGGAcatggaaaagaaacaaaacgaGAGTTTCAGGCAATACGCCCAACGATGGAGGGAGGTGGCAACGCAAGTCCAGCCACCCCTTTTGGAAAAAGAGGTCACCGAGCTTTTTATCAATACGCTGAAGGCCCCATTCATCGACCACATGTTGGGGAGTGCTACCAAGAGCTTCTCGGATATGGTAATGtctggtgaaatgattgaaaacgcAATAAGGAGCGATAAAATAGACGCAGgggaaaatttcaaaagacCAGCCCCAAGGAAAAAGGAGGGCGAAGTAAACAACGTAAGCACATATAGCAAGAGTCATTCAAAATCGATTACTATTGGCCCTTCAAAAACGATAACCACTGGTCACCAGGCCCCCTCAAGGCAAAAGTCCAACACAAGGCCCAACACAGAGAGACTTCAATTCACGCCCATTCCAATAACGTACAAGTAA
- the LOC105775497 gene encoding uncharacterized protein LOC105775497 yields the protein MRPPYPKWYDMNTQCEYHAGIPGHSIENCTAFKKAVERFIKMGIVKFDNPSGPSVAGNPLPNLSDKGVNTIIENGGRRIKDEFAEVNTPLKWVWKQMINGGLIKQESKERPEGIKKYCEFHAKEDHDIQNCTEFKAMVQNLMNNKELEFYEEIEGLEEGEVYALEEGPTGRAQNHPVVIISRPRSTDFGTQMAPRVIIQKPVAFPYKDSKKVPWNYDCNVTVTGEEKLINASEEGNDAGFYTRSGKCYDPVNTKVDTTKGKALAVEQDRTKTARIESHVNKLVTEDEAREFLKFLKHSEYSVVEQLHKQPARISVLELLLSSETHRNALIKVLNETYVANDISVNKLDRLVNNINVDNFIFFNDDEIPPGGMGSTKALHITTYCKGCILPGVLIDNGSALNVLPLSTLNRLPVDSSHMKSCQNIVRAFDGTERRVMGRIEIPLLIGPNTYEVDFLVMDIKTSYNCLLGRPWIHSAEALPSSLHQNLKLVTEGRLVTIGAEEDIITSVTNDAPYIEANSEMIECSFRSLEFVNATFVIEGSKILAPKISKATTMGLQLTMGKRTLPGRGLGKYLQGWVEVPILVNKQDRCGLGYKPDARERKKELEKKREKRRARLSGMETKWEPMTFTHISRTFVSGGIVYPEGKNEATKGKTRRLDINAIFEEERVERNLSGIRPYEPGSVLNNWTAEDIPVTFRTNSE from the coding sequence ATGCGACCTCCATACCCTAAATGGTATGACATGAATACCCAATGCGAATACCATGCGGGGATACCAGGGCACTCGATCGAGAACTGTACTGCATTTAAGAAGGCAGTGGAAAGATTCATTAAGATGGGGATCGTAAAGTTTGACAACCCATCAGGACCAAGCGTAGCAGGAAATCCGTTACCCAATCTTTCTGATAAAGGGGTAAATACAATAATTGAGAATGGGGGAAGGAGAATCAAAGATGAATTTGCTGAGGTAAATACCCCACTGAAATGGGTTTGGAAACAAATGATAAATGGAGGTCTAATCAAGCAAGAATCAAAAGAAAGGCCTGAAGGAATAAAGAAATATTGCGAGTTCCATGCCAAAGAAGACCATGACATTCAAAACTGCACTGAATTCAAGGCCATGGTACAAAATCTAATGAACAACAAAGAGCTAgaattttatgaagaaatcgaaGGACTAGAAGAAGGAGAAGTTTATGCCTTGGAGGAAGGACCTACGGGAAGAGCCCAAAATCACCCAGTGGTGATTATTTCAAGGCCAAGGAGCACAGATTTTGGAACACAAATGGCGCCAAGGGTCATAATCCAAAAACCTGTAGCCTTTCCTTACAAGGATAGCAAAAAGGTTCCTTGGAATTATGACTGCAATGTGACTGTTACGGGAGAGGAGAAACTGATAAATGCTTCAGAAGAGGGTAATGATGCAGGCTTCTATACGCGCAGTGGAAAATGCTATGACCCAGTAAATACAAAAGTAGATACTACAAAAGGAAAAGCCTTGGCGGTTGAACAAGATAGAACCAAGACGGCTAGAATTGAATCGCATGTTAATAAACTGGTGACCGAAGATGAGGCtagagaatttttaaaatttctaaagcATAGCGAGTACAGTGTGGTGGAACAGCTGCATAAGCAACCGGCTCGTATCTCAGTGCTCGAGCTACTTCTAAGTTCAGAGACACATCGTAATGCGTTGATAAAAGTGCTAAATGAGACTTATGTTGCTAACGATATCTCAGTGAACAAATTGGATCGCCTGGTTAACAATATAAATGTCGACaactttatcttcttcaatgatgatgagATACCGCCAGGGGGCATGGGATCTACCAAGGCCCTGCACATCACTACCTATTGCAAGGGATGCATACTACCGGGGGTACTcattgacaatggatcagcaCTGAATGTTTTACCCCTGTCCACTTTAAACAGGCTACCTGTGGATAGCTCTCACATGAAGTcatgccaaaatatagtgagagcattcGATGGCACTGAAAGGAGGGTAATGGGAAGAATAGAGATCCCCCTCTTGATTGGCCCAAATACATACGAGGTGGATTTCCTAGTGATGGATATTAAGACTTCGTATAATTGCCTATTGGGGAGGCCTTGGATCCATTCTGCAGAGGCTTTACCATCGTCACTCcaccaaaatttgaaattggtaACAGAGGGCCGATTAGTAACTATAGGTGCAGAAGAAGACATCATCACATCAGTTACCAATGACGCGCCATATATAGAGGCCAATAGTGAAATGATAGAATGTTCATTCCGATCATTAGAATTCGTAAACGCAACATTTGTCATCGAGGGGAGTAAAATTCTAGCGCCTAAAATATCCAAAGCTACGACAATGGGTTTGCAGCTAACAATGGGAAAGAGAACGTTGCCTGGAAGAGGACTTGGGAAATACCTCCAGGGATGGGTCGAAGTACCAATCTTGGTTAACAAACAGGACCGTTGTGGTTTGGGGTATAAGCCTGACGCaagggaaagaaagaaggaatTGGAGAAAAAGCGAGAGAAAAGAAGAGCACGTTTGAGCGGGATGGAAACCAAATGGGAACCAATGACCTTTACCCATATATCTAGGACATTTGTGTCTGGGGGAATTGTCTACCCCGAAGGGAAGAATGAAGCTACGAAAGGAAAGACCAGAAGGTTGGACATCAATGCCATATTTGAAGAGGAAAGGGTGGAAAGAAATTTATCGGGCATTCGCCCTTACGAACCTGGAAGTGTTCTGAACAACTGGACTGCAGAGGATATCCCTGTAACATTTAGAACTAATTCAGAATAA
- the LOC105776754 gene encoding uncharacterized protein LOC105776754 isoform X2 — protein MLQRSSSTPVFGSLIFPFTDSPNKDLDATYRLLQGNHGGKLDSHCQESLNLTSFSHNSSSESHSASGLFEFNPESGGFRLKGFRRAKSEGSIERLDYRSCDIAQFLDPRTPKRSFHRHHITMLHSAPSFSIFNEGVEDGKLGEESLERTVTIGENIDAVGNPDFSFRKKCMELIQEEEGDEEKKRLNRIRVSHNDEEEVELEPPSPPMYLATGLGIDCAGFGAMADGVDLSYMDLDEVDDQEEFHKRLVDEYPCHPLFLRNYAKFLQSKGDLQGAEDYYHRATLADPEDCEILLQYAKILWDLHHDKDRALSYFERAVQASPQDSNVLGAYASFLWEIGDDAEEYGEQEYQGVKEEENMKVAKNSLHEEETKLARLSIHLPNPAGLGVHTDIQDIDIEDYHTRMVQENPGNPSVLSNYARFLHQSKGDVEGAKEYYLQAIQGDPRNGEPMSQYAKLIWDSHRDHDKASHYFELAVEANPENSNILAAYASFLWETEDEDNNTRQDQTQVSLQNRALSATNS, from the exons ATGCTTCAAAGAAGCTCATCCACCCCAGTTTTTGGATCCCTTATCTTCCCTTTTACCGATAGTCCAAATAAAGATCTTGATGCTACTTACAGGTTACTTCAGGGCAACCATGGTGGAAAACTCGACTCCCATTGTCAAGAAAGCCTCAACTTGACATCTTTTTCACATAATTCATCTTCTGAGTCTCATTCAGCTTCAGGGTTGTTTGAATTCAATCCAGAATCGGGTGGTTTTCGCCTTAAAGGCTTTCGAAGAGCCAAGTCTGAAGGTAGCATAGAAAGATTAGATTATAGATCTTGTGATATAGCTCAGTTTCTAGATCCCAGAACACCAAAGAGATCTTTTCATAGGCATCATATAACAATGTTGCATAGTGCACCATCTTTTTCGATATTCAATgaaggggttgaagatggaaaACTAGGGGAGGAGTCATTGGAGAGAACAGTTACAATTGGTGAGAACATTGATGCTGTAGGGAATCCAGATTTCAGCTTCCGGAAGAAGTGTATGGAGTTAATTCAGGAAGAAGAAGGagatgaggaaaaaaaaagattgaaccGAATTCGAGTTTCTCataatgatgaagaagaagttGAACTTGAGCCACCTAGTCCTCCCATGTATCTTGCTACTGGTCTTGGAATTGATTGTGCTGGCTTTGGTGCCATGGCTGATGGTGTTGATTTAAGTTACATGGATCTTGATGAGGTTGATGATCAAGAAGAGTTTCATAAGAGGCTGGTTGACGAGTACCCTTGTCATCCTCTGTTCCTAAGGAATTATGCTAAATTTTTACAG TCTAAGGGAGATCTTCAAGGAGCAGAGGACTATTACCATCGTGCAACATTAGCAGATCCTGAAGACTGTGAGATTCTCTTGCAGTATGCCAAAATATTATGGGATCTTCACCATGACAAAGATAGAGCCCTTAGTTACTTTGAGCGTGCCGTTCAAGCTTCTCCTCAAGATAG CAATGTCCTTGGAGCATATGCTAGTTTCCTCTGGGAAATAGGGGATGATGCAGAAGAATATGGAGAACAAGAATACCAGGGG GTTAAAGAGGAGGAAAATATGAAGGTAGCCAAGAACTCACTACACGAAGAAGAAACTAAGCTAGCTAGGCTATCCATCCACCTTCCAAATCCAGCAGGTTTGGGGGTTCATACCGATATCCAGGACATTGATATTGAGGATTATCATACGAGGATGGTTCAGGAAAATCCTGGCAACCCTTCGGTTTTAAGCAATTATGCTCGTTTCTTACATCAG TCTAAAGGAGATGTTGAAGGAGCCAAGGAATACTATTTGCAAGCCATACAAGGTGACCCTAGGAATGGTGAACCCATGTCACAGTATGCTAAATTGATCTGGGATTCTCACCGTGACCATGATAAAGCTTCACATTACTTTGAGCTAGCAGTTGAAGCTAATCCTGAAAATAG CAATATTCTTGCAGCATATGCTAGCTTCCTTTGGGAAACAGAAGATGAAGACAATAACACAAGGCAAGATCAAACTCAGGTTTCTCTTCAGAACAGAGCTTTGTCCGCAACAAACTCATAA